In a genomic window of Methanogenium sp. S4BF:
- a CDS encoding type II toxin-antitoxin system HicB family antitoxin — protein sequence MKTARRFTVIIEQDEDGIYVAEIPQIPGCHTQAGDVPTLMERIREAAELCASELNEIPHLEFIGLQQIDVLV from the coding sequence ATGAAGACAGCCCGCAGATTTACGGTCATCATTGAACAGGATGAAGATGGCATATATGTGGCTGAAATACCTCAGATTCCAGGATGTCACACCCAGGCAGGAGATGTGCCAACACTAATGGAGCGGATCAGAGAGGCGGCTGAACTGTGTGCTAGTGAATTGAATGAGATCCCGCACCTGGAATTCATTGGACTGCAACAGATAGATGTTCTGGTTTGA
- a CDS encoding tetratricopeptide repeat protein, producing the protein MVTITVSEYFEEGGADEYATLRVESDAIGQDMPECTKSTGFLTDSRAGTQWITVVPAGENALSVRIAASAVRSPGVKQELERLITSLTKREDALRRSGQSVHENNRVLDHLVISLTENEKDGASVVSRMMSSATEVPKGHKWYDTALARSPDDAMAWNAKGEAMAAAGRTSEAKECFTCAVKIDPAYSDARYNLNHVEGMGRTG; encoded by the coding sequence ATGGTGACGATAACAGTCAGTGAATATTTCGAAGAGGGCGGTGCGGATGAATATGCAACACTTCGGGTGGAGTCGGATGCCATCGGTCAGGACATGCCGGAATGTACGAAATCTACGGGTTTTCTGACAGATTCACGGGCCGGGACGCAATGGATAACAGTCGTCCCTGCAGGCGAAAACGCACTTTCTGTGCGCATTGCTGCCTCAGCGGTCCGTTCTCCCGGTGTGAAACAGGAGCTTGAACGTCTCATCACTTCCCTGACGAAGAGGGAGGACGCCCTGCGCCGGTCAGGTCAGTCGGTTCATGAGAACAACCGGGTGCTGGACCATCTGGTGATTTCTCTCACGGAGAATGAAAAGGACGGTGCCTCTGTCGTGTCCCGGATGATGAGCAGTGCTACCGAAGTCCCGAAGGGGCACAAGTGGTATGACACTGCCCTTGCGAGGAGCCCGGATGATGCGATGGCCTGGAACGCAAAAGGCGAGGCGATGGCTGCGGCCGGACGCACGAGTGAGGCGAAGGAATGTTTCACCTGTGCTGTGAAGATTGACCCGGCGTATTCGGACGCGAGGTATAATCTGAACCATGTGGAGGGAATGGGGAGGACTGGGTAA
- a CDS encoding Yip1 family protein: MIDTIMANVKGFLFNPVDTFQQTKGDEPKAVFTYFVVLLVIYSVLSAIIAAIGMDSMLAGALPGAGGIFGIFLASLIGTFILTLIFAAWLHLWVYLFGGRNGIMQTVKAVVYGSTPELLFGWIPFIGFLFSIWSLGLGILGIRELQELSTAKAVMVFVIAVVIPLIVLVLLAAFFFISVMTVTGTVPEPSENLFTAF; encoded by the coding sequence ATGATTGATACCATAATGGCAAACGTAAAAGGGTTCCTTTTCAATCCTGTTGACACATTTCAGCAGACAAAAGGAGATGAACCAAAAGCAGTATTCACCTACTTTGTCGTGCTTCTCGTAATCTATTCAGTCCTTTCTGCCATTATTGCAGCCATAGGAATGGACAGCATGCTTGCCGGCGCATTACCGGGTGCAGGAGGTATTTTCGGTATATTTCTCGCGTCCCTGATAGGCACTTTTATCCTGACACTCATCTTTGCCGCATGGCTTCACCTGTGGGTGTATCTTTTCGGCGGGCGCAACGGAATCATGCAGACGGTGAAAGCGGTTGTCTACGGGAGCACTCCCGAGCTTCTGTTCGGATGGATACCCTTTATCGGGTTTCTATTTTCAATCTGGTCACTGGGTCTGGGCATTCTTGGAATACGCGAGCTGCAGGAGCTGAGTACAGCAAAAGCAGTCATGGTCTTTGTAATCGCGGTTGTAATCCCGCTCATTGTTCTCGTTCTTCTGGCGGCATTCTTCTTTATAAGTGTCATGACAGTGACAGGAACTGTCCCTGAGCCTTCGGAAAATCTCTTTACTGCCTTTTAA
- a CDS encoding AAA family ATPase, translating to MIGNKNLEKIIPIYIERFKQRYDELEEEAGRDGKKGSEIQEWLKREIQSVFSKENIDSPDTERAIKILSELFATEDGGDDANRDSPINIKLAEKLYSQKFIDTLKDLLFGNNDISVRYQRFMRENDVTRSITSELLTYFYPDKYAISNLFSERALAFLGFDYEEVPDKGEQIGDTYGEFCKKAAQVLKQLRKDSDFKDADFVTLDDFLCDISWVNIWKVAPGENAYLWDNKFWQDNEIVSINWGGLYENLKKELFTADKETIKKAADGSDYTANQHIKFLYEFKLGDIIVANRGKNSFIGYGVVKSDPKYRKDDDDNCYLCRDVLWQETDLNISIPNDSGLIGKCNQTIASLSFDQFTKYILERISERKYWVMNPSFCNPKTKIITGLCFWNRWRDENYIHLDSWKVFVEKYGADALTFSDPAEFKTHYNNAYNDKSHSGSLYKYLFSLKKGDIVLINEGKTRIVGKGVLSSETYYDDEPQKSYYHDVDWEETNLNIPIPKDMKGKFSQRVTELTKDEYERIMNRMTPKPIIDTGMLDQLLERKKQVILYGPPGTGKTFLATKYISSSGITGYNFHNQNLSDKKFYSITIYEPHDGEVKSLKMGDTFRYEWSKRFGKSDANPNWQEYYDEIQEGDFGFAYTAEKAKRYTTVVKCIQKNVDFLIFEVITQFNGPTYAQIKNSDLPKNNPRINFGKMSFSILGLSNNDVNEIISLSDGISPESLGITVQQNTEFVKNTRFVTFHPSFAYEDFIEGLRPEADDEGCIHYQVEDGVFKEFARQAFNVLLQTAGIEKKWVKGKNIPELTEEECDSALESVSEAPFYLIIDEINRGDISRIFGELITLLEADKRLCAENGLPITLPYSKTRFGIPPNLYIIGTMNTADKSIALVDIALRRRFGFFEMMPDSDVLRELLVSNDAKVQEIFDIAIAVHEQLNNAILEKYDRDHQIGHSYFVKLKDERTPDDACGSLEFIWYYEVLPLLQEYFYDSPKKLSEILGKDFVTLRSDDRSFMFTEPCHNGVFLSALKRLTKMDHSSGQDEDETEDDDYISRDD from the coding sequence ATGATTGGAAATAAAAACCTGGAAAAAATTATTCCAATTTACATAGAGAGATTCAAACAGCGTTACGATGAACTTGAAGAGGAAGCTGGTCGTGATGGCAAAAAAGGATCTGAAATACAAGAATGGCTGAAACGTGAAATACAATCCGTTTTTTCAAAAGAAAACATTGATTCACCCGATACAGAAAGAGCCATAAAAATCCTCAGTGAGCTATTTGCGACAGAAGATGGGGGAGATGATGCCAATCGTGATTCTCCGATAAATATCAAATTAGCTGAGAAACTATACAGTCAGAAATTCATTGATACGCTAAAGGATCTTCTTTTTGGCAATAACGATATCTCAGTACGATATCAGCGGTTCATGAGGGAAAATGATGTAACCAGGAGTATTACCTCAGAATTACTCACCTATTTTTATCCGGACAAATACGCCATCAGTAATCTATTTTCAGAGAGAGCACTTGCATTTTTAGGATTTGATTATGAAGAAGTGCCTGATAAGGGAGAACAGATTGGGGATACATATGGTGAATTCTGCAAAAAAGCTGCACAGGTTCTGAAACAGCTTCGGAAAGACTCGGATTTCAAGGACGCAGATTTTGTTACATTGGATGATTTCCTCTGTGATATTAGTTGGGTGAATATCTGGAAAGTTGCTCCCGGAGAAAATGCTTATCTATGGGATAATAAATTTTGGCAGGATAATGAAATTGTCAGTATTAACTGGGGCGGATTATATGAAAATCTCAAAAAAGAACTTTTTACCGCTGACAAAGAAACAATAAAAAAAGCTGCTGATGGTTCAGACTACACAGCAAACCAGCATATCAAATTTTTATACGAATTTAAACTCGGTGACATTATTGTCGCCAACCGTGGGAAGAATTCTTTTATCGGATATGGAGTTGTCAAATCAGATCCAAAATATCGGAAGGATGATGATGACAATTGCTATCTTTGTCGCGATGTGTTATGGCAGGAAACCGATCTGAATATTTCGATTCCAAATGATTCCGGGTTAATTGGGAAATGCAATCAGACTATTGCCAGTTTATCATTCGATCAGTTTACAAAATACATCCTGGAAAGAATTTCAGAACGTAAATACTGGGTTATGAACCCGTCATTCTGCAATCCAAAAACTAAAATTATTACCGGGTTATGTTTCTGGAATCGATGGAGAGATGAAAATTATATTCATCTTGATTCCTGGAAAGTGTTTGTGGAAAAATACGGTGCAGACGCTCTTACATTTTCAGATCCTGCTGAATTTAAAACGCATTACAATAACGCGTATAATGATAAATCACATTCAGGTTCTCTCTATAAATACCTATTTTCACTAAAAAAAGGAGATATTGTCCTAATTAATGAGGGGAAAACCAGGATTGTGGGCAAAGGTGTCCTGAGTTCCGAGACCTATTACGATGATGAACCGCAGAAATCCTATTATCACGATGTTGACTGGGAAGAAACGAATCTGAATATCCCTATCCCAAAAGATATGAAGGGGAAATTTTCACAACGGGTTACTGAACTAACAAAGGATGAGTATGAAAGAATTATGAACAGAATGACGCCGAAACCAATTATTGATACGGGAATGCTTGATCAGTTACTGGAAAGAAAAAAACAGGTGATTCTTTACGGCCCTCCTGGCACAGGAAAGACGTTTCTTGCAACCAAATATATTTCGTCCTCTGGAATTACGGGATATAATTTTCATAACCAGAATCTCTCTGATAAAAAGTTTTATTCAATTACTATTTACGAACCACATGACGGTGAGGTAAAATCTCTGAAAATGGGTGACACTTTCAGATATGAATGGTCCAAAAGATTTGGTAAATCAGATGCGAATCCAAACTGGCAGGAATATTATGATGAAATCCAGGAAGGTGATTTTGGATTTGCCTATACAGCAGAGAAAGCAAAGAGATACACAACAGTAGTAAAATGTATTCAAAAAAATGTTGATTTCCTAATATTTGAGGTTATCACGCAGTTTAATGGACCCACCTATGCACAGATAAAGAATAGCGATTTACCTAAAAATAATCCCCGAATAAATTTCGGTAAAATGAGTTTCAGTATTCTGGGTCTTTCTAATAACGATGTAAATGAGATTATATCGTTATCCGATGGTATTTCACCAGAATCTTTGGGCATAACCGTTCAACAGAATACTGAGTTTGTCAAAAATACCCGTTTTGTGACATTCCATCCGTCCTTTGCATATGAAGATTTTATCGAGGGACTGCGCCCGGAAGCAGATGATGAAGGGTGTATCCATTATCAGGTTGAAGATGGGGTTTTCAAGGAATTTGCCCGGCAGGCATTCAATGTCCTTCTTCAAACAGCAGGAATTGAAAAAAAATGGGTGAAGGGTAAGAATATTCCTGAATTAACCGAAGAAGAGTGTGACTCTGCTCTTGAATCCGTTTCAGAAGCTCCTTTCTACCTGATCATCGATGAGATTAACCGGGGTGACATCTCCCGAATATTTGGTGAACTTATCACTCTTCTTGAGGCTGACAAGAGGCTGTGTGCTGAGAACGGACTGCCAATTACGCTGCCGTATTCCAAAACCAGGTTTGGCATCCCACCAAATCTCTATATTATCGGCACCATGAACACTGCTGATAAATCCATTGCTCTTGTGGATATTGCCCTGAGGAGACGGTTTGGATTTTTTGAAATGATGCCTGATTCAGACGTTCTCAGAGAATTGCTGGTAAGCAACGATGCCAAAGTGCAGGAGATCTTTGATATTGCCATTGCGGTTCATGAACAATTAAATAATGCAATTCTTGAAAAGTATGACAGGGATCATCAAATTGGTCACAGTTATTTTGTAAAACTGAAAGACGAGAGAACACCTGACGATGCCTGTGGTTCACTCGAATTTATATGGTACTATGAGGTTCTGCCTCTTCTTCAGGAGTACTTTTACGATTCTCCCAAAAAGCTCTCTGAAATCCTTGGCAAAGATTTTGTCACGCTTCGTTCTGATGACCGGTCATTCATGTTTACAGAACCCTGCCACAATGGTGTGTTCCTTTCTGCTCTAAAAAGACTCACAAAAATGGATCATTCATCCGGCCAGGATGAAGATGAGACAGAAGACGACGATTACATCTCCCGGGATGATTAG
- a CDS encoding DEAD/DEAH box helicase family protein, translating to MKLQFKHQAFQAEAAQAVCDVFAGQPRTTPTYLIDTGLIEKTSRQIRFGDGELVDEDSIDSTGYRNSRIKIADTQILQNLQKIQRDLQIEPSKDLEGTYNLTIEMETGVGKTYTYIKTMYEMNKRFGFTKFIIVVPSIAIREGVYKSFELTEDHFAEDYGKKIRYFIYNSKQLHKLEQFANDSSIHVMIINSQAFNARGKDARRIYMQLDSFRSRKPIDVIAQTNPVVIIDEPQSVEGAATKERLKEFNPLMTLRYSATHKKNETYNMVYRLDALEAYNKRLVKKIAVKGISVTGSTGTEGYLYLEGLNFSKSAPTASLEFECKGKNSLRKVSRNVTEGYNLYEHSGELNQYQGYVVSEINGLTNSVSFTNGVTITAGEMQGLTDEEQIRRIQIRETIKSHLERERALFKKGIKVLSLFFIDEVAKYRQYDDSGEQIPGEYAQIFEEEYRSEIENLTLSFGEDDYLCYLKQIKAEETHQGYFSIDKKGKYVDSSAKGKENVSDDVDAYDLIMKKKEQLLDHKEPVRFIFSHSALREGWDNPNVFQICTLKTSSSEVRKRQEVGRGLRLCVNNLGERMDTNVLGGDVHNVNVLTVIANESYDSFAKALQSEMADAIADRPRIVDARLFEGRVISNINGAERIIDPDLARKINNSLIRNCYVDDDCALTVKYHEDAKNGNISLPEEINDYSGSIIEILGNIGNPDAFRPDDARSRNVDLKIVDEKLEMKEFKSLWERINSKSAYIVDFDSNELVEKSIAALDEKLRVKKIFYRIESGAQVDTIQSKESVAYGESFIQKEQETTVAAAKANSSVKYDLIGEIAKSTKLTRKDVAAILQGIKTTTFDQFKGNPEEFIIQASKLIDEQKATVIVEHIEYHILEDRYDTGIFTEPSMKRGTIGKNAIPADKSLYNYIITDSGTERKFAEKLDTDTNVAVYVKLPNGFYINTPVGKYNPDWAIAFKEGTVKHIYFVAETKGDLSSMQLRKIESLKIQCAREHFRSISSDSVKYEVVTDYHGLLNEVMT from the coding sequence ATGAAACTGCAATTCAAACACCAAGCATTCCAGGCTGAAGCTGCACAGGCGGTCTGTGACGTCTTTGCCGGACAGCCACGGACAACACCCACCTATCTTATTGATACCGGACTTATCGAAAAGACCTCCCGGCAGATACGATTCGGTGACGGCGAATTGGTCGATGAGGATTCCATTGACAGCACCGGATACAGGAACAGCAGAATAAAAATTGCTGACACTCAGATTCTTCAAAATCTGCAGAAAATCCAGAGAGATTTACAGATAGAGCCTTCAAAAGACCTTGAAGGGACATATAACCTGACCATCGAGATGGAGACCGGTGTCGGGAAGACCTACACCTACATCAAAACGATGTATGAAATGAACAAACGATTCGGGTTCACAAAGTTCATCATTGTTGTTCCATCCATTGCCATCCGTGAAGGAGTGTACAAGTCATTTGAACTGACGGAAGATCACTTCGCAGAAGACTATGGCAAGAAGATCCGCTATTTCATCTACAACTCAAAGCAGCTCCATAAACTCGAGCAGTTCGCAAACGACAGCAGCATCCATGTAATGATCATCAATTCCCAGGCGTTCAATGCCAGAGGAAAGGATGCGAGACGCATTTACATGCAGCTCGATTCTTTCAGAAGCCGCAAACCCATCGATGTCATTGCACAGACAAACCCGGTAGTAATCATTGATGAACCGCAGTCGGTTGAAGGTGCGGCAACAAAAGAACGGCTGAAAGAATTTAATCCCCTCATGACCCTGCGGTATTCGGCCACCCATAAGAAGAACGAGACCTATAACATGGTCTACCGGCTGGATGCCCTTGAGGCATACAATAAACGACTGGTCAAAAAGATTGCGGTAAAAGGAATTTCTGTTACCGGTTCAACAGGGACTGAAGGGTATCTCTATCTGGAAGGTCTGAATTTTTCAAAATCTGCTCCCACCGCCAGTCTTGAATTTGAGTGCAAAGGGAAGAACAGCCTGAGAAAAGTCAGCCGGAATGTAACGGAGGGATACAACCTGTATGAGCATTCAGGTGAATTAAACCAATATCAGGGATATGTAGTTTCAGAGATAAACGGCCTCACCAATTCGGTATCATTCACAAACGGAGTCACCATCACTGCCGGTGAGATGCAGGGTTTAACAGATGAAGAACAGATCCGGCGCATTCAAATCCGCGAAACAATCAAGTCTCACCTTGAACGCGAACGTGCACTCTTCAAAAAAGGAATAAAGGTTCTGTCACTCTTCTTCATTGATGAAGTAGCCAAATACCGGCAGTACGATGATTCCGGGGAGCAGATACCCGGAGAATATGCCCAGATATTTGAAGAGGAATATCGTTCAGAGATTGAAAATCTCACATTGTCCTTTGGTGAAGATGACTATCTCTGTTACCTTAAGCAGATCAAAGCAGAAGAGACGCACCAGGGATACTTCTCCATTGACAAAAAGGGCAAATATGTTGATAGCAGCGCCAAAGGAAAGGAGAATGTCTCAGATGACGTTGACGCATATGACCTTATCATGAAGAAGAAAGAGCAGCTCCTTGATCACAAGGAACCTGTTCGCTTCATATTTTCCCATTCTGCCCTTCGTGAAGGATGGGACAATCCAAATGTATTCCAGATCTGCACCCTGAAGACAAGTAGTTCAGAAGTCCGCAAACGCCAGGAAGTTGGCCGTGGACTTAGGCTGTGCGTGAACAATCTCGGCGAAAGAATGGATACAAATGTGCTTGGTGGTGATGTCCACAATGTCAATGTTCTCACGGTTATCGCAAACGAAAGTTATGACAGCTTTGCCAAAGCCCTGCAGAGTGAGATGGCAGATGCCATTGCAGACAGACCACGCATTGTTGATGCCCGGTTATTTGAAGGCAGAGTTATTTCCAACATAAACGGTGCAGAACGGATCATTGATCCAGATCTTGCACGGAAAATTAACAATAGCTTGATCCGAAATTGTTATGTTGATGATGATTGTGCATTGACAGTAAAATACCATGAAGACGCTAAAAACGGGAATATCAGTTTGCCGGAAGAGATTAATGATTACTCAGGATCAATAATAGAAATACTTGGCAACATTGGTAACCCTGATGCATTTAGGCCGGATGATGCACGCAGCAGGAATGTTGACCTGAAAATAGTCGACGAGAAGCTTGAGATGAAGGAGTTTAAATCCCTCTGGGAAAGGATAAACTCAAAATCAGCATATATTGTCGATTTTGATTCAAATGAACTGGTAGAGAAATCCATAGCGGCACTGGATGAAAAACTCAGAGTCAAAAAAATATTTTACCGGATTGAGTCCGGTGCCCAGGTGGATACAATACAGAGCAAGGAATCGGTTGCATACGGTGAGTCATTCATCCAAAAAGAACAGGAAACCACAGTTGCTGCTGCAAAGGCAAACTCCTCTGTGAAGTATGATTTAATTGGCGAGATTGCCAAATCCACAAAACTTACCCGCAAGGATGTGGCCGCAATCCTGCAGGGCATAAAAACGACCACATTTGATCAATTTAAAGGTAATCCGGAAGAGTTCATCATACAGGCATCAAAGCTTATTGATGAACAGAAAGCAACGGTAATTGTTGAACATATTGAGTATCATATTCTTGAAGACCGCTATGATACCGGCATTTTTACCGAGCCTTCAATGAAACGGGGCACCATTGGAAAGAATGCAATACCTGCAGACAAGAGTCTCTATAATTACATCATAACCGATTCCGGGACTGAACGGAAATTTGCAGAAAAACTTGACACAGATACCAATGTTGCTGTGTATGTCAAACTTCCCAACGGATTTTATATTAACACCCCGGTTGGAAAATACAACCCCGACTGGGCAATTGCATTTAAGGAAGGAACAGTCAAGCACATCTACTTTGTTGCCGAGACAAAGGGAGATTTATCCTCAATGCAACTGCGTAAAATAGAGTCGTTGAAGATTCAGTGCGCGAGGGAGCATTTCAGGAGCATTAGTTCGGATTCGGTGAAATATGAGGTTGTTACCGATTATCATGGTTTATTGAATGAAGTTATGACGTGA